The following are encoded together in the Ranitomeya imitator isolate aRanImi1 chromosome 4, aRanImi1.pri, whole genome shotgun sequence genome:
- the LOC138674523 gene encoding SCAN domain-containing protein 3-like, translating into MEKYLRMENANAEQDPGHNSSPDEGPSKRGRQKKKDKTVSSRQYSESYLSFGFTFTGDATAPTPLCLVCGEKLSNSAMVPSKLKRHLQTKHPSVQNKPMEYFVRLRTNNEKGATFLRKSTKVNERALKASYLVAELIAKSKKSPTVAETLILPACKAIVNEMLGPDAAKEIAKVPLSDNTIARRIDDMSADIETVVLEKVRISKKFALQLDESTDISGHCQLLANVRFVDGEAITENFLFCKALPEKSTAEVIFQVTSEYLDKSGLTWENCTGVCTDGAAAMVGRIKDFVSRVKERNPDVLVTHSFLHREALVAKTLPADLAPVLDDVVRIVNFVKTRPLRCRLFASLCTEMGAEHKILLLHTEVRWLSRGKVLARVYELREELKIFLTNERSDYSKLLASDQWCAKLAYLADIFQYLNELNTRMQGRNENLLTSTDKINGFRLKVQLWQQHVQGGNLQMFPLTEKLHDDNTAAMCEVIGRHLKTLEEKLSFYFSSTFTECLD; encoded by the coding sequence ATGGAGAAGTATTTGAGAATGGAAAATGCAAATGCCGAACAGGACCCTGGACACAATTCTAGCCCAGATGAAGGCCCTAGTAAGAGAGGTcgacaaaagaaaaaagacaagacGGTGAGCTCAAGGCAATACAGTGAAAGCTATCTTTCATTTGGATTTACTTTCACTGGGGATGCGACAGCACCAACACCACTGTGCTTGGTGTGTGGTGAGAAGCTATCCAATAGCGCCATGGTGCCAAGCAAGCTTAAACGCCATCTCCAAACGAAACACCCTTCCGTTCAAAACAAGCCGATGGAGTATTTTGTACGCTTACGTACAAACAATGAGAAAGGGGCAACTTTTTTGAGAAAAAGCACAAAGGTAAATGAGAGAGCCCTCAAAGCTAGCTACCTTGTTGCTGAACTCATAGCTAAATCAAAAAAGTCCCCCACTGTGGCAGAAACATTAATACTGCCAGCTTGTAAAGCTATTGTAAATGAGATGCTTGGCCCTGACGCAGCCAAAGAGATAGCTAAAGTGCCTCTCTCTGATAACACAATTGCCAGACGGATTGATGACATGTCTGCGGACATTGAAACAGTTGTTTTGGAAAAAGTGCGCATCAGTAAGAAATTTGCCTTGCAACTTGATGAGTCGACGGATATCAGTGGACATTGTCAGCTGTTGGCCAATGTGCGTTTTGTGGATGGAGAAGCCATTACAGAAAACTTCCTATTTTGCAAGGCACTGCCAGAAAAATCAACAGCAGAGGTAATATTCCAGGTCACATCGGAATATCTTGATAAAAGTGGGCTTACATGGGAAAACTGCACAGGTGTCTGCACTGATGGAGCTGCAGCCATGGTCGGGCGCATCAAAGACTTTGTAAGTAGGGTTAAAGAAAGAAACCCAGATGTTCTTGTTACCCACAGTTTCTTGCACCGTGAGGCCCTCGTTGCAAAGACCTTACCAGCAGATCTAGCTCCTGTGTTGGATGATGTTGTGCGCATAGTGAACTTTGTGAAGACGCGACCTTTGAGATGTCGCTTATTTGCGTCTTTGTGTACAGAAATGGGAGCGGAACATAAAATCTTATTGCTCCACACGGAGGTCAGGTGGCTGTCACGCGGCAAAGTGCTGGCCCGTGTGTATGAGTTGCGAGAGGAACTTAAAATATTTCTGACAAACGAGAGGTCCGATTATTCAAAGCTGCTTGCAAGTGATCAGTGGTGTGCAAAGCTGGCATACCTGGCTGATATATTTCAATATCTGAATGAACTAAACACACGGATGCAAGGCCGAAATGAAAACCTGCTTACAAGCACTGACAAAATTAACGGATTCCGTTTAAAGGTGCAGCTCTGGCAGCAACATGTGCAGGGTGGCAACCTTCAGATGTTCCCGCTCACCGAGAAACTGCATGATGACAATACTGCTGCAATGTGCGAGGTGATTGGCAGACATTTGAAAACTCTTGAGGAGAAGTTATCGTTTTATTTCTCTTCAACCTTCACAGAATGCCTTGACTAG